One part of the Chryseobacterium sp. 7 genome encodes these proteins:
- the gap gene encoding type I glyceraldehyde-3-phosphate dehydrogenase, producing the protein MSTIKVGINGFGRIGRLVFRAMTERDNIEVVGINDLINAEYMAYMLKYDSVHGIFPGEVSVEGNDLVVNGKKIRVTAEKDPSNLKWNEIGADYVVESTGLFLDKESAAKHITAGAKKVILSAPSKDDTPMFVMGVNHKELTDDIKILSNASCTTNCLAPLAKVIHDNFGIVEGLMTTVHATTATQKTVDGPSMKDWRGGRAALNNIIPSSTGAAKAVGKVIPSLNGKLTGMSFRVPTVDVSVVDLTVRIEKAASYEEICSVIKAASEGELKGILGYTEEAVVSQDFVGDKRTSIFDKDAGIMLSPNFVKLVSWYDNEMGYSNKLVDMLVHAASL; encoded by the coding sequence ATGTCAACAATTAAAGTAGGTATCAACGGTTTTGGTAGAATTGGACGTCTTGTTTTCAGAGCAATGACTGAAAGAGACAACATTGAAGTTGTAGGAATCAATGACCTAATCAATGCAGAATACATGGCTTACATGTTAAAATATGACTCTGTACACGGTATTTTCCCAGGTGAAGTTTCTGTAGAAGGAAATGATCTTGTAGTAAACGGGAAAAAAATCAGAGTAACTGCTGAAAAAGATCCAAGCAACCTAAAGTGGAATGAAATCGGTGCAGATTACGTAGTAGAATCTACAGGTTTATTCTTAGATAAAGAAAGCGCTGCAAAACACATTACTGCAGGTGCAAAGAAAGTAATCCTTTCTGCTCCTTCTAAAGATGATACTCCAATGTTCGTAATGGGTGTAAACCACAAGGAACTTACTGATGATATCAAAATCTTATCAAACGCTTCTTGTACTACAAACTGTTTAGCTCCTCTAGCTAAAGTAATCCACGATAACTTTGGAATCGTAGAAGGTTTAATGACCACTGTACACGCTACAACAGCTACTCAGAAAACTGTTGACGGTCCTTCAATGAAAGACTGGAGAGGTGGTAGAGCTGCTCTAAACAACATTATCCCTTCTTCTACAGGTGCTGCTAAAGCGGTAGGAAAAGTAATCCCTTCACTAAACGGAAAATTAACTGGTATGTCTTTCAGAGTACCAACTGTTGACGTTTCTGTAGTAGATTTAACAGTGAGAATTGAAAAGGCTGCTTCTTATGAAGAAATCTGTTCAGTAATCAAAGCTGCTTCTGAAGGTGAATTGAAAGGTATCCTAGGATATACTGAGGAAGCTGTAGTATCTCAGGACTTCGTAGGAGATAAGAGAACTTCTATCTTCGACAAAGATGCTGGTATCATGCTTTCTCCTAACTTTGTGAAGCTTGTTTCTTGGTATGACAACGAAATGGGTTACTCTAACAAGTTAGTTGATATGCTTGTACACGCTGCTTCTTTATAA
- the recA gene encoding recombinase RecA: MSNIDDKKKALALVLDKLDKTYGKGTVMTLGDESIDNTIEVIPSGSLGLDIALGIGGYPKGRIIEIYGPESSGKTTLTLHAIAEAQKAGGIAAFIDAEHAFDRTYAAKLGIDLENLIISQPDNGEQALEIADNLIRSGAIDIVVIDSVAALTPKAEIEGEMGDSKMGLHARLMSQALRKLTATISRTKCTVIFINQLREKIGVMFGNPETTTGGNALKFYASVRIDIRKASAPIKQGDEAIGSRVKVKIVKNKVAPPFKQAEFDIMYGEGVSKVGEILDTAVDMGIVKKSGSWFSYEETKLGQGRDAVKDVLKENPDLSEELENKIKEEMKNK, from the coding sequence ATGAGTAACATTGATGATAAGAAAAAAGCACTCGCTTTAGTGCTTGACAAGCTAGATAAAACATATGGAAAGGGAACAGTAATGACTTTAGGTGATGAATCTATAGACAATACTATTGAAGTAATTCCTTCCGGTTCTTTAGGTTTAGATATTGCTTTAGGAATAGGCGGATATCCAAAAGGAAGAATCATTGAAATATATGGTCCTGAATCTTCAGGTAAAACAACGTTGACCCTTCACGCTATTGCTGAGGCTCAAAAAGCAGGAGGTATTGCTGCATTCATTGATGCAGAGCACGCTTTCGACAGAACTTATGCTGCAAAATTAGGAATTGATCTTGAAAACCTGATCATTTCTCAACCAGACAACGGTGAGCAGGCATTAGAAATTGCTGATAACTTAATCCGTTCAGGAGCTATTGACATTGTTGTCATTGACTCTGTTGCTGCTCTTACTCCAAAAGCAGAGATTGAAGGTGAAATGGGAGATTCTAAAATGGGGCTTCACGCAAGATTAATGTCTCAGGCATTAAGAAAACTTACTGCTACTATTTCAAGAACAAAATGTACAGTGATCTTCATCAACCAGCTGAGAGAAAAGATCGGTGTAATGTTCGGAAACCCTGAAACAACTACCGGAGGTAATGCTCTTAAATTCTATGCTTCTGTAAGAATTGATATCAGAAAAGCAAGCGCCCCTATCAAACAAGGCGATGAAGCTATCGGTAGCCGTGTGAAAGTGAAGATTGTGAAAAACAAAGTAGCACCTCCTTTCAAGCAGGCAGAATTTGATATCATGTATGGTGAAGGAGTTTCTAAAGTAGGAGAAATTCTTGATACTGCTGTAGATATGGGAATTGTGAAAAAAAGCGGTTCTTGGTTCAGTTATGAAGAGACTAAATTGGGTCAGGGACGTGATGCTGTAAAAGATGTTTTAAAAGAGAATCCGGATCTTTCTGAGGAATTGGAAAACAAGATTAAAGAAGAAATGAAAAACAAATAG
- a CDS encoding response regulator transcription factor: MKKKYLTHAKKPHPLIKVWNDYPEILQNNNRILPVPTIENIIGEIFAPGKFYYYVINFADSTITCDHDEDILAIHGLNKYPVHLKEIIDLIHPDDLEFVMEAERMSIEKIKEIDGFNYQQELKTSYCFRMRTSKGNYELFHHQALHTYKDEEGRLLQAVNIHTNIEHITHQNSYVVLVSGINGREDFHQMQWMGSNKSHEPNFVIFTKREVEVINCIAKGYSTCEISDLLNISEETVRTHRKNILRKSDCKNSSELIKKTFEWGYL; the protein is encoded by the coding sequence ATGAAGAAAAAATACCTGACTCACGCAAAAAAACCTCATCCCCTTATTAAGGTCTGGAATGACTATCCTGAAATTTTACAGAATAACAACAGAATATTACCCGTTCCTACCATTGAAAACATAATCGGAGAAATTTTTGCTCCCGGAAAATTCTACTATTATGTCATCAATTTTGCAGACAGCACTATCACTTGTGATCACGATGAGGATATTTTAGCAATACATGGCCTCAATAAATATCCTGTACATCTGAAAGAAATTATAGACCTCATCCATCCCGATGATCTGGAATTTGTAATGGAAGCAGAAAGAATGTCTATAGAAAAAATAAAAGAAATAGACGGTTTTAATTATCAGCAGGAACTGAAAACCAGCTACTGTTTCAGAATGAGAACCTCAAAAGGCAATTATGAACTGTTTCATCACCAGGCTTTACATACCTATAAAGATGAAGAAGGCAGGCTCTTGCAGGCAGTTAACATCCATACCAATATTGAACACATCACCCATCAAAACTCCTATGTCGTATTAGTATCCGGAATTAACGGTCGTGAAGATTTTCACCAGATGCAATGGATGGGAAGCAATAAATCTCATGAGCCTAATTTCGTCATTTTTACCAAAAGAGAAGTTGAAGTCATCAATTGTATTGCAAAAGGATACTCAACATGTGAAATTTCTGATCTTCTGAATATTTCGGAAGAAACGGTTCGCACCCACAGGAAAAATATTTTAAGAAAATCTGACTGCAAAAACAGTTCTGAACTCATCAAAAAAACCTTTGAATGGGGTTATTTGTAG
- a CDS encoding oxygenase MpaB family protein, which translates to MNMIQPRFKDAPHFRNFWEKGNGKQLIEFSGAEVSFEKFEKFAPYFHHIDETGDEVVKDIYFTKKFHEASREIENYIRNGVSETDSVPESVKKLFSQTQKIPEWLDYNLLKSGAELCMRSNLDSLISLRDYCLIGGYDYAYLNKPLIVTEALKKGAVKRLSETLDFWVNATRYNALEIHAKGYEFAIKTRLIHSYARLSIKKHYQGWDSENWGEPINSWDMMATYIGFSLVFLHSLQKLGNRFSIEEEQGIFHLWKYVGYLLGIPEQLLPDNKKQATEYFYLWTSVQPPSDKDSVLLAHSLLDESLENPILKYKFQRKNLKYLHVCCTWFLLDDEVCKRLQIPEVPYRNLFPKSKILFNRIYDQLVSRKARIQRGNKDQMKVLEDYLTITKNSNFH; encoded by the coding sequence ATGAACATGATACAACCCCGTTTTAAAGATGCTCCCCATTTCAGGAATTTTTGGGAAAAAGGTAACGGAAAACAGCTTATTGAATTTTCCGGAGCCGAAGTGAGCTTTGAAAAATTTGAAAAATTTGCACCTTATTTTCATCATATAGATGAAACGGGTGACGAGGTGGTAAAAGACATTTATTTCACGAAAAAATTCCACGAAGCTTCAAGAGAAATTGAGAATTACATCAGAAATGGGGTTTCGGAAACAGATTCCGTACCTGAAAGTGTAAAAAAACTTTTCAGCCAAACCCAGAAAATCCCCGAATGGTTAGATTATAATTTACTTAAAAGCGGTGCTGAACTTTGTATGAGAAGCAACCTAGATTCTTTGATTTCCCTGAGAGATTATTGTCTGATTGGTGGTTATGATTATGCTTACCTCAACAAACCGCTTATTGTAACAGAAGCATTGAAAAAAGGTGCCGTAAAGCGTCTTTCGGAAACATTGGATTTTTGGGTGAATGCTACCCGATATAATGCACTGGAAATTCATGCAAAGGGCTATGAATTTGCCATCAAAACCCGTTTGATTCACTCTTACGCAAGACTTTCCATTAAAAAACATTATCAAGGCTGGGACTCTGAAAACTGGGGAGAGCCCATTAATTCGTGGGATATGATGGCAACGTATATCGGGTTCAGTTTGGTTTTTCTTCACAGTCTTCAGAAATTAGGAAATCGCTTTTCCATCGAAGAGGAACAGGGAATTTTTCACCTTTGGAAATATGTAGGCTATCTTTTGGGAATTCCGGAGCAGCTTCTTCCCGACAATAAAAAACAGGCAACGGAGTATTTTTATTTATGGACTTCGGTTCAGCCGCCATCGGATAAGGATTCTGTTCTTCTGGCTCATTCTCTTTTAGATGAATCACTGGAAAACCCTATTTTAAAATATAAATTTCAGAGAAAAAATCTGAAGTATCTGCACGTCTGCTGTACCTGGTTTCTTTTGGATGATGAAGTTTGTAAAAGATTACAAATTCCGGAAGTTCCTTACAGAAACCTGTTTCCAAAATCTAAAATACTTTTCAACAGAATTTATGATCAGCTTGTCAGTCGGAAAGCCAGAATCCAAAGAGGTAATAAGGATCAGATGAAAGTTTTGGAAGATTATCTTACGATCACTAAAAATTCAAATTTTCATTAA
- the pfkA gene encoding 6-phosphofructokinase, with product MKESAVKKIAVLTSGGDSPGMNAALRAVVRTANYYNIECYGVREGYNGLINDDFLRMGARSVKNIINQGGTILKSARSAEFRTKEGRQKAYDNCVKLGIDGLVCIGGDGTFTGAKIFNEEFGIRVIGIPGTIDNDIFGTDNTIGYDTALNTAMDAIDKIRDTATSHNRVFFVEVMGRDAGFIALNSGLATGALDILIPEKKDSIDELFAKFRNAEKTGKASSIVVVAEGEKLANVYELAEKTKNTFPDYDIRVAILGHMQRGGSPSCADRVLASRLGYGAVTGLMEGQTNVMAGMRSNDLTYTPIEEAIKKHNEINEDLLLISKILAI from the coding sequence ATGAAAGAGAGTGCTGTAAAAAAGATTGCAGTTCTTACTTCAGGAGGTGACTCTCCGGGTATGAATGCGGCATTAAGAGCGGTAGTAAGAACCGCCAATTACTATAATATCGAATGTTACGGAGTAAGAGAAGGTTACAATGGCCTTATCAACGATGATTTCCTGAGAATGGGAGCACGTTCCGTAAAAAATATAATCAACCAGGGTGGAACGATTCTAAAATCTGCCAGATCCGCTGAATTCAGAACCAAAGAGGGCCGTCAGAAAGCTTACGACAACTGTGTAAAGCTTGGAATAGACGGATTGGTATGTATTGGAGGAGACGGAACTTTTACCGGTGCCAAAATCTTTAACGAAGAATTCGGAATCAGAGTAATCGGTATCCCGGGAACTATTGACAATGATATTTTCGGGACAGATAATACCATCGGTTATGATACTGCATTGAATACTGCCATGGACGCCATTGATAAAATCCGTGACACGGCAACTTCCCACAACAGAGTTTTCTTTGTGGAAGTAATGGGTCGTGATGCCGGTTTTATTGCATTAAACAGTGGATTGGCAACAGGAGCTTTGGATATTTTAATTCCTGAGAAAAAAGACAGTATTGATGAACTTTTTGCAAAATTCCGGAATGCAGAAAAAACAGGAAAGGCATCAAGCATTGTGGTGGTTGCAGAAGGTGAAAAACTGGCCAATGTGTATGAACTTGCAGAAAAAACAAAAAATACATTCCCGGATTATGACATTCGTGTAGCCATTTTGGGACATATGCAGAGAGGAGGTTCTCCAAGCTGTGCAGACAGAGTTTTGGCAAGCAGACTAGGATATGGTGCTGTAACAGGACTCATGGAAGGACAAACCAATGTAATGGCAGGAATGCGTTCTAATGATCTAACGTATACGCCGATTGAAGAAGCCATTAAAAAACATAACGAAATCAATGAAGATCTTTTACTGATTTCAAAAATTTTAGCAATCTAA